A portion of the Gossypium arboreum isolate Shixiya-1 chromosome 8, ASM2569848v2, whole genome shotgun sequence genome contains these proteins:
- the LOC108453247 gene encoding protein RESISTANCE TO PHYTOPHTHORA 1, chloroplastic: MYSLMSTPLCNYGVSKLPLPPSFNLKHNYPKFLSCRKALQIHVNATNEVDAQTGTVEEEPKEENLESEPRKESKSISSATSTTPLDKDLKKVVQKTAATFAPRASTATKNPAVPGTTLYTVFEVQGYVSLLLGGALSFNLIFPSNEPDIWRLMGMWSIWMFTIPSLRARDCSKNEKEALNYLFLIVPLLNVIIPFFWKSFAVVWSADIVAFFAMYAWKLGWLQKIE, encoded by the exons ATGTACTCGTTGATGTCAACGCCTCTCTGCAACTATGGCGTTTCAAAGCTCCCTTTACCACCTTCTTTCAACTTAAAACACAACTACCCCAAGTTTCTCAGTTGCAGAAAAGCCTTGCAAATACATGTTAATGCGACAAATGAAGTCGATGCTCAGACAGGAACAGTTGAGGAAGAACCCAAAGAAGAAAATTTAGAATCTGAACCCAGAAAAGAAAGCAAAAGCATCTCCAGTGCTACTTCCACTACACCCCTTGACAAGGACCTCAAAaag GTGGTTCAGAAAACTGCTGCAACCTTTGCACCAAGGGCTTCTACTGCTACTAAAAACCCTGCTGTGCCTGGAACTACCTTGTATACTGTTTTCGAAGTTCAAGGCTATGTCTCATTGCTGTTAGGTGGAGCTTTGTCTTTCaatctcatatttccatctaatgAACCTGATATTTGGAGATTGATGGGGATGTGGTCCATTTGGATGTTCA CAATCCCTTCGCTTCGAGCTCGAGACTGTTCGAAGAACGAAAAAGAAGCTCTTAATTATCTTTTCCTCATCGTCCCTTTGCTCAATGTTATAATCCCTTTCTTTTGGAAGTCTTTTGCAGTTGTCTGGTCTGCAGACATCGTAGCCTTCTTTGCCATGTATGCCTGGAAG CTTGGATGGCTACAGAAAATAGAGTAG
- the LOC108453245 gene encoding transcription termination factor MTERF4, chloroplastic: MKIRSCVGITKPSLLLVHSELPALTFHKTKLTWTSTLRFPSNYERTSGSVTRFHCSVAGRTGASTSVCSSSSKSNTVHLSRKQVKPSSLYSRPSLSNMKKERIANRAKVYEFLRVLGIIPDELDGLELPVTVEVMQERIDFLHKLGLTIEDINNYPLVLGCSVKKNMIPVLDYLGKLGVRKSTFTEFLRRYPQVLHASVVVDLAPVVKYLQGLDIKPNDIPRVLEKYPEVLGFKLEGTMSTSVAYLVGIGVSRREVGGVLTKYPEILGMRVGRVIKPFVEYLEGLGIPRLAIARLIEKRPHILGFGLEERVKPNLASLLEFNVRKASLPSIVAQYPEIIGIDLKPKLLGQRSLIQSIIDLEPEDFGTVVEKMPQIVSLSNTSMVKHADFLKGCGFSLQQVRSMVVECPQILALNLDIMKLSFDYFQMEMQRPLDDLVAFPAFFTYGLESTIKPRDKIVAKKGFKCSLSWLLNCSDEKFKERLNYDTIEMEEMETMPSFDMNSLMEPRSDESDSDYEEDSDDEYA; the protein is encoded by the coding sequence ATGAAGATCAGAAGCTGTGTTGGCATTACAAAACCAAGTCTTCTGCTTGTACATTCTGAGTTACCCGCACTTACCTTCCATAAAACCAAGTTAACATGGACATCAACCCTTAGATTCCCAAGTAACTATGAGAGGACTTCTGGATCGGTTACTAGGTTTCATTGCAGTGTTGCTGGTAGAACTGGTGCTTCTACATCTGTGTGTTCATCTTCATCGAAGTCAAATACTGTTCATTTGAGCCGGAAACAAGTCAAACCCTCATCCTTGTATAGTCGTCCTAGTTTGTCGAACATGAAGAAAGAGAGGATAGCAAATCGCGctaaggtttatgagtttttgaGGGTACTTGGTATTATTCCTGATGAGCTAGATGGGTTAGAACTTCCTGTAACGGTTGAGGTTATGCAGGAACGGATTGATTTTCTTCATAAGTTGGGGCTTACTATTGAAGACATCAACAATTATCCACTGGTCCTCGGTTGTAGTGTGAAAAAGAACATGATTCCCGTGCTTGATTATTTGGGGAAATTGGGTGTTAGAAAATCCACTTTCACCGAGTTTTTGAGAAGATATCCACAAGTTCTCCATGCAAGTGTTGTGGTTGACCTTGCCCCAGTTGTAAAGTATCTTCAAGGGTTGGATATTAAGCCTAATGATATTCCTCGGGTCCTTGAGAAATATCCAGAAGTACTGGGATTCAAGCTTGAGGGGACAATGAGCACATCAGTGGCTTATTTAGTCGGCATTGGAGTGTCAAGAAGGGAAGTTGGAGGGGTCTTAACCAAATACCCTGAGATTCTTGGGATGCGAGTGGGCCGCGTGATAAAGCCATTTGTTGAGTATCTTGAAGGTTTGGGTATTCCTAGGTTAGCTATAGCTAGATTGATAGAGAAGCGACCTCACATCCTTGGGTTTGGATTGGAGGAGAGGGTCAAACCAAATCTTGCATCCCTTCTAGAGTTCAATGTCAGAAAAGCATCTCTTCCATCTATAGTAGCACAATATCCTGAAATTATAGGAATTGATCTAAAGCCGAAGCTTCTTGGTCAAAGGAGTTTGATTCAATCAATTATTGATTTGGAACCTGAGGATTTTGGGACCGTTGTGGAGAAAATGCCTCAGATTGTGAGCCTTAGCAACACTTCTATGGTGAAACATGCAGATTTCCTAAAGGGTTGTGGATTTTCCTTGCAACAGGTGAGGTCCATGGTTGTGGAATGTCCCCAGATCCTTGCTTTGAATCTTGACATCATGAAACTTAGCTTTGATTACTTTCAAATGGAGATGCAGAGGCCTCTTGATGATTTGGTTGCTTTCCCAGCATTCTTTACTTATGGTCTTGAATCTACTATAAAGCCTAGAGACAAGATTGTAGCGAAGAAAGGTTTTAAATGTTCTCTTTCATGGCTTCTTAACTGCTCTGATGAGAAGTTTAAGGAGCGGTTGAACTATGACACAATTGAGATGGAGGAAATGGAGACAATGCCTTCATTTGACATGAATTCACTGATGGAACCGAGGAGTGACGAGTCTGATTCTGACTATGAGGAGGATAGTGACGACGAGTATGCATAA